DNA sequence from the Epinephelus moara isolate mb chromosome 3, YSFRI_EMoa_1.0, whole genome shotgun sequence genome:
AGTGAATGAGAGCCTCGAGCCCAGAGACGGATAAAAAGAATGTGATGGACATGgactttttcagtttttggtcTTATGTCAACCAACTACGAGAAATGTCAGAAATTCAATAAGAAATCAAAAGAGATCAAAGAAACCCTTCCTACtattacataataaaataatcagaTGCATTGTTTAATCTTTTAATGTAGTTCTCTCCCTGTTTAAGGCCATAATACCTTTTTTAAAATCCACAGTACTGTGAACAGGGGAACCTTCATGGACTGTCAGATTTTTCTGTTCCTAACtaattactgtttttaactgaattCCCATTATTAAGCTGTCTACTTtaatatcacattcacatatcACATATTGttgggttgactattggtggtTTCACATAGTATTTACACATTGAGATTTTTTATAAATAATCACCAGTAATGCGGTTATAATGACAAATAAATAGAACAGCTTGAACAGTTTggtcctgttttgaagcctcaagttcagcatttcggCCATTGCCATCTTAGTTTATTCAGAGccagatgtgaccatatttggatgagtgGTTGGACCTGTGGAGGAGctaggggtggatctgactcacagatcCCTAccgggatttgatccatttggtctgataacattttaaaagtctagGAGAGCAGCACAATTAAATCCCTTTATCTCCATTCAAATTAGTGGAGTGTTAAACAGAAAGTTAGCTATTCGGCTGGCAAAAGTTAGCCACTTGGCTGAACTCGTCCATCGTAAGTCTCCAGTGCTCTCTTGGCTCCATAATATGGAAGATAGAGtgattttggcttcatgcgccactgtgcaactttcataggaacgAACGGGGCCCCGCCTCGAATGCTGCATCCAAGTCTCTTGATACATCCATGTTTTCGTTACTGTCAAATATATTATCACCGAAACTTGTGTATCGTTTTAAGAAAAAGTGTCAACACTCCCAATGTCATCGTggagaaaaacatttctttggCAGCACACACTAATGCAACTTGCCTTTCACAGACCTCCCTCACAACTCACAtgctaaaatacaaaatagtATAATCATTTATGAGGAGTAATAAATGGCTCTAATTTGTTTTTTGCCGCAGAGAGTATCAAACAGACTTTACACAGACAAGCAGAACGAAAGCAACACAAACGTAACAAACCTCATCAGATATCCAGCAGCTGTGGTGCTTCCTCATACTAACAGTGTGGATGATAAGAGCTGATGGTTCACAGCTGTCATCAGTTTGTGTATCATGTAGCCTACATAATATTTTTTGCCAACACCTGATAGTATAATGACAGAGATATGATAATGCCATGCAATGTTTGGGTGTGATCAAGTGATACCGTTCAGCCTCAGTCACTTAACACCTCAATGACGATGGTAGATTGTCTCCCGTCATGGCCTTCTCATGAAGAATATTATCAACCACATGCTGTGTATGGAAGGAAATATCTGTCCACAAGACTCAGTCTTTAAAAAGAGCCCTGCGTAGAAACAAAAGTAGAGTAAATCTGTCTTCGTTGCTTCCACTCCAGTCACTAAGATAAACCTTTAGGTCCAAGGACTGCACAGTATTCTGATCTCACCAATGAGTGCAGCCCATGAGAAATCAGCTTTTCAAGGACAATCACTTTCATCCTTCTGAGGCCTTACAAGAACGCAACCTGGTGTTTTCATCAACAGTGCAACCCTCTCTGCTCCATTGCCAAAGGAGGCAGAAATAATGCAAGTATGTCCATCCCCACCAATTCGCCTCTTCACAGTCACGCTGTGTGTGATGAGAACCACTATTAACCAACCACAGGCTTGCCAGCGATGCTTAACCTTCAAGCTGGAGGACCTTGGCTATGTAGATTTGACTGCATTGCTGTCACATCCATCATCACGTGCAGGCAAACATGATGAGATTCAACAAAGTACACAGATCACCGAACGTCAAAATAGACAAATCAAAACATTCCTGTACTGAAAGAACAGATGGTTAAAGCATTATGACGACAAACACTACCTTGGTgatgatcaaaataaaagtgtgcaATCAACACTCTGTCCTTTAAAGCTGGTGCCAATAGAAGTATCTACatctttgtaaaataaatctAGAAATTTCTAATGCTccagtgttttatgttgtaacaTATCAGAATCTTTCCAAACTGAAATATAGATGTCCACTAAATTATCACTTAAAGAAATTCTTCACCTCCGaaatgaccatttttattattagttactgaattcacaaagaattgttgttgttttttttttccttgctttctctttaaattgaagtcatggggtccatgtttaacaacagttGAACTATTACCTAATAGCTCAACTATTACCTAATAGTTCAACTGTATAATGCACGATAAAATTGGTACATTATCAGTATCGgcagatattggctttaaaatgaaatatctgaATCgcacaacatgttttttattattttgcacactaaaattaggtggggaaaaaatttGGATATATCGACATCAGTATCAGTTATCAGCCAAATCAGTTGTTATTCATCGGCATATTGTATAACAGCAAATAATCCAGTATCATGCATTTctaaaaactatataaaaacttCCAATTACAAACTCTCACCCAACTCTtgtagtataatccaagtctaatttatccagtcatatgctcagaaCTTCCAAAACAGGCATCCATTTCCTCCACGGGGAAATGAACTAAAAGTGAGATGTATCTATGCTCTATGCTCAAATACTATAATTAAAACTCGCTCTGATTTTCTATAggaagcctcattgtccgttGGTAGTAATGCACCACCGGAAACggaaagggggttgtttaccacaaggttgtagtcattgtagttTTTTAGCTCAGCGAAAGTGCCGGCTCAACAGTGTtgtgtgcgctcctggaggaagGGAAGTTGATGACAACTCCTCTTCGGAGGAATTCTCCCGCAGTCGCTCACCGCACAAAACTAGCCTATTTTTActcgcttgtaaacaacctGTGCAGTATGATGCCTTTAAACACAATGCCAaccttcttctgcttcttttctgtgtcccattacattgcaatggtttcctgctgGTTAGCGACACCCAtgtaaaggagcattatcgccatcgagtgggctggagtgtataacgcttcagggtcaaatgaacgatcaagcggaagtttacacacggatgtgaggcagctgaaaaaatagttccacaattGAGATGAATAGCGGATgtaaaccacagtttgctacgatttttatgtcagaacatcaacaaacaccactgaccacttggtgagtttcatggctttgaaaacgaacgtctagggtggttttaggacaggttcacacatggccataggcagcagtgttaagccaggcagggtaAAGCCAAATTCTCTGAAAAGGAGCAATTTTGGccttaaccactctatttcatcataaacaacccagaaatgggactcaaagtgcaaaatgccggacttctcctttaaaatgGGTGCtgttggtctaccactgcccACATCAGTTTGGTAAgaatactgtttttgtcaatggagtctggctttgaaaagagcatagatacatttcactttcagtttagttttgaaTATTAAGGCTGTAGCAAATGGGttagtatgtgtatgtgtttggaaagtactgggcaaatgactggataaatgagatttgaATTATGACTATGACTGCACTATACACGGTGTATTGCCTCATactgagttgtgtgagagtttgtaaatagaaTTTTCGATGTAGTTTTCCTGTTAAACATGGACGCCATTGAATTTAATTGTTGGCTCACCagaaacatgaaagaaaaacagttttctgtaCAAAATCAACACAACGTAAGTTAAAATAAGTGGTCATTTgggggttgaagtattcctttaaatcaaTATAACAAGAAATAGAGTGTGACAATGTGTTGCCGGTGTTGCAGTTGACAGTTTTTGGTACCCTGTGAAAAGTAGTGAGGTTTGATGCTCAGACCAACATTAACAGACACAATCCTATACAGTACATTGAACAAAGCAACTAAATTGCTCTGTGTAGTTTCTATTTTTACCTCTAttcttattttacttttctATGTCACTTATTATGTTCTTGTTTAAGTTTTAtatttatctgtattttttCTGTCCTTATGCTGCTGCAAAACTTAatttatcctctggggatcaataaagacCCGTCCTATCTAACCTTAAACTATAAATTCTCACTAAATAGAATTGAAAAACGAGAAGCCGCTGTTTcacaataaataagtaaataaacaaaagtaTAAATGAGTATGTTTAAGTATTTTTCCTCACTGTAAACTCATATCAAAGTTTTCACGTCACAGTCCTAAATATTCACACTGAAGTAGGGAATTTCAGAGATAAATTAAGAAAACTCTATCTTGTGGCCATTGTTTTCTGAGAAATCAAGTATTTTCCATCAGTTTGGTATAAATATGACTTTTCCCGTGAGCTTCAGCTGCATTTGCTTTAGTATGAAGCCAGTCGTAGGAGCAAATCAGATTTGCACCCTAGTTGCTGAATTTATCCAAAATGGACCCAAATCTGAAAGTGAATTGTttttactgctgcattaattATCATCTTTCTACGCAATGTAGTCTCTAGAACCTGCTTACAATTAGTGACTCACTCACACAACAGAAGTATACACTCAGTGGTTAGATGTTTCTTTTGTTCCTTTGTACTTATGATTCAACTGGAGGAGTTTCATGGCCCTTCAAGCTTTTAAAGTGCCTCAGCTGCCAGTCATGTAACAATGTCTACACAGGAAGTAATGTGAGTTTTACCTTGAGAATCCTGGACATCATAAATTACTCCTTCCACTTCTCAACTCCATTGTGGAAGTGTGAAACATACCAAAAATCAGCAGCTGAAAAGGAGAACATGGGAGAGAAAATGTATCTTGTGAAGACATTGCTAAACACTGAGGAAAATCTTACAATGCATTTACATCAGACAGTGCAAAAAGCTCTGATCAATGTAGTAATCCACAGCTGCAGAGTTTGAACGGGCTATTATGTCGTTTTTGCTTCTTCAATTTCCCATCGACTGTAATGATGGACGCAGCAGCTCTCCAAGCATAgatatttatttctgtctctctctaatTATATTGATAGTATAAACTAAAAGTTTCCTTTTACCTCATGTTGTTCACTTGATTACAGCAGTAAATGCATAAACAAGTGTATAGTATACATTTAACTATGCATTGTATGTCATTTTATTCTTTGCTGGAAGTATATGTAAATTGGCTTCAGTAGACACACCCATTAGACTTGTAACTAACAAACAATtccatctacacacacacacacacacacacacacacagactataACACCATGCATTCCCTAGCCCAGTAGTTCGCAAACTGTCTTTCATACCCCCCCTTGCGAAGCCGTAAAGTTCATGCCACCCAACACACAGTCTTTAATCAGTCATTAACAATAATTGGGAAAGCAACTAATGAAGTGAAATGAGGGTTAGCATGATAACATCAGCAAACTCTTGTTCATTTTCCCTACATATCTAATCATTGAACTTTGTTTAGCCtttcaacaaaaacagtcatttcagCTTATTAGTAACAGTTTGTTATTAGCTGTGAAGCTTCTGTGCTTtttaatattataaaaaaaaattaatatttaatataatataaataatattagCAGCGGTGGATGAGAAACtcggacagagcagattgaattatcacttttctacatgtttacatgttgctgAACAGCTGTATATGATAAAGTATTGACTTTTTCTTCGAGGAGGTTTTATTACACTCACAGTAACAGCCGTAGAAATGGCGCAGTAGCCAGGgtgcacagacagcaggaggagcggctgctgcagcacgataataaattacacccaaatgtaaaaacagattAACGAGGTTTAAGCTTCACACATCCGTGGGAAAAAGCGTGTATTAAAGATCGATCTCGGATTTTGTGAATCGATATTgggtcattcaaatgaagatcAATTTGAATCGGATGAAtcgattattttaacccagccctactcttgactttagctctttgtttactttcctcacttctgtttttcttctgttgtgGGCTGAGTTGAACTGCCAATATAGTGACTTCATTCACTGACGTAGATGCTGATTCAATATACTGAATCAGCCAAGAAAAACGAAAAGCAGACGGGCTGAAAAGGGATAACAGTGCAGGACATAGCACTCCAACTAGTGGGACAAGCGCCCATCAGCAGCCCAACGCTGACCAACGGCtgaccatcagcttggtgtgtcagggcctttacacTAACCTTAACCTAATTAAAATCAACTCTTAACCCTTAAGCAGGCCTTTGAAGAAGTGAGGACTggtcaaaatgtcctcactttacaaCAGTGTCCTCACTCTGTCGGTAAAAAACGTGTAGGTCCTCACTAAGTAGCAAGtaccagtacacacacacacaagcatgcaggCACACACTGAGATTAATGGAAAGCCAACTATTTTTTGATAGATTCAATTTGAAAGACGCAGCCAGTGGCTGAGCTTGATAAGAAGCAatgaaacagcagctgaaattAGGAATTGGCCAAACATCCTACGAATAGTCTGGAACCTAATGCAAGCTCTGTTTGTGTTATGTTCGCCcaactgcagtttttgttggCTCTACGGATGTGCGTGGACTTAATAGTTTATTACATGGGGTGGCAGGTGTGAGTAATGAATCGTACCTTGTTTCTTGCAGCTTAGATAAACTGCTGGATTCAGGCTTGTATACTGGAGAGATAACAGAGCTGTCAGGAGGCCCAGGAAGTGGCAAATCTCAGGTGAACATTTCCTACCTTCTCTCTCCATCACTGATAATTTCAACCTCATAAATTCCTCCTTTTTAGAATTCCCTCTCCTCGTTTAGAATAAGAAACTGTACTCTGGCTGAAATAATACTTTTTAGAGTTATCGTTTAGCTAACACAAATTAACCATGCTATCTTGATCTATTCCCTGTGTGCTTGTCATGGCTTCTAGGTGTGTTTCGGAGTCGCTGTGCACATTTCTTACCGGCTAAAACAGAGTGTAGTATTCATCGATACGACAGGGGGGCTGACTGCCAGCCGCTTGCTTCAAATGCTAAAAGCTGAAACAAGTAACTCAGAGGAGCAGGTAAGCTGACAGGGACTGAGTTTCAAAGTAATATTGCATGATGTGTAATATAAGATGATGTGAAAGAAACTGTCATTTTACAGATGGAAGCTCTCCAGAGGATCCATATCTACCGTTTGTTTAACGTCTTCTCTTTACTCGACTGTCTGTACAGCCTTCGCGGTGGCGGGCTTCAGCAGGTTTGTTTGCTGTTATATTAATGCTTAAAATATACCAACAGTCCTGTTTTACCCGGGGAACCTTTGAGAAAGACAGATGAAATTTTCAGCAGTctaattttgtcacattttgtatTAGGTGTGTGTTGGCGGTGGCTCTGTGAAGGCAGTGATCGTGGACTCAGTGTCAGCTGTTATCTCTCCTCTACTGGGAGGCAAACAGAATGAAGGTGATATCTCTCTCTGCGAGTCCATCATAGTGCATCATACCTGAGGCTGTGTTTACACCTGAGCCTGTAAACTCcaaatgtctgtaaaataaaatcacaacagGATTCCCACACATTCTGCAAGCATGACATCCAAGTTAGTTCCAGTCATTGGAGAGTGTGAAAATACCACAAACATTAGTGCAGTCATGTTAAACCTCAACCAGGTCATTTAGAGTGAAAAGTCAAATTTCTGATATCAGTTTTTAATGGAGCTGTTTTCATTAACCTTGGAGCTGCTTCAACTGGAGTCTGACCTCTCGAGAGTCAAAATAATTAAAGTTCTTAATCCAAGTGAACCTAATTCAACTTCATTGCTAACTATTGGTTTAtagaaagctccagaacagcaaTCTAATTAAGCAATCGCTCAATACAACATCCAAAGGGGGGGATCTAAAATAAACCTTCCATAAGCACCTGTGAACAGAAAGAACAAAAAGCTAAAATCTACCAAAAGTGAGTGTACAGAAATAGCAAATTCATAAAGGTTTTTGTTTAAAACTATGGACACTTTTAACAAAAATTACTGGTCTATGGAGACTCATTTATTCATGAATATAATCACACCTGAGCCTGAGCTTTGAGAAGTTTATTAGGAAAATACAGTTAATTTACCATCAAGCAGTTTCTTGTTCTCCACACCTGAGCAGCTCTGGTCAAATAGATAGTACACAAAaaaaccacatcatgatacagggATATTTTGAAGTAAAGTTCTGTAGAGGGGccgaaaatacattttattattgcagcctatcaggctgtgcagtgaaataggccaaaaaaaaaaaaggctgaaaaacaacaaaagaaggtctTTCAGTGTTAGTTATATCCAATTTACTGAGTTATAGTCCTAtccttatttacaaacatttttctttttgaacatGTGCAGCCTGTTGTATAGATttgttttcatatatttttgtttagtaACAACAAATGCTATACATGGGATATTTATCTTGTaatctgcagggacagatgagttcagcactgttcatcaacttatatgacatactgtatgaatatgacagcagtgaCAGTTGAACGTTTCCAAGGCAACGGGTAAAACTGTCTCGAGGGCTGTTCATCAGCAGCTTGCAGTGTCTGTCCTCACAGATTTCCCTGATGACAGTGAAtatgtgggaaacactgcataTTCTCAGAATATTCACCTGGCTGCTTTTATGTCATTTAGAACATCTTGCCCATTTCATTTTCTAGAGAGCAATTTCAGACCTTGTCATTGATGACCTCAcaaattttagtttagttttagcaCTAATATTTTTGAGCAGTTGTAGACtgtaggaataacatgtatgaatttaaaaaaagacagtaaagACAAGAAGTAAGAACACCTAaatgaatagaaaaaaaatcatctaaagacaaaacaagaagcAAAAGTGTGTAAATAAAGAGTTTCAGATTAAAAGCAAGTTATGTGTCTAGTTTTCAGCCCTTATTTAAATGAgttagcagtttttttttattgatgtgTCCACAGAGATACAGTACATTCTTACATAGAAACAGATCCCATTCAATCCAACATAACATTTCCAAATTTTTTGTTAAGTCACACCCACTGTATTTCCTTTTAAGAGTCCTCAGTCATTGAATATTGaaactaaagccccgtttccaccaaacactttcagtatggtacctttggaacaacagtaacccttcagacatggtacctagaccctagtgttcccACCgcacagtacccttaaatgtgggcggggttgttgtcactcactgctccgtccagcactcactgtatttcctcatcagcggtggcacagatggaagtctgcacctcgtttatcgtccacagaacgaggctgcacaccaacattttcagaacaaaatagaacaggctgcagtgagagtctctctccatgggatatttaaagatagtgggtttgtgcatttaggcCTTCTCAGGCAaactcaggggtttagtgttgctgtagccctcaggaagtgaggattagaatatatgcagttcacataacccggcTGAAGgtaatatatataaacgcttgaagatcattacgaaaagtgtgtgtgtatgtgtacgttccaccttaaaagttgccggcagtcagcccaagttttttttttctccaactccagcttggtggaaatggggttTTAAACTTCAGTAGCAAATGACAGTTCCTAAACAAATGAATTAGCAGTTTTACTAGCTATTAAATCCTGATTGGTTCACCTAAGTATGTGGTATCACCTTTTTCCACCTCAGCCCACTTTAAACCAGCAAGACCAGTAAAGACAAAAGCACTAATACAGAAATCTCTCATGTGAAATAACTCTAAAGACTTTGGCGGAAGATGTAGGACCCCATCGCTCACAGTAAAAATCTGATTGAGAAAAAAGATATTCATGGCCTttaagggatcaccaaagtaatTGCAATTCATCCTGTGGGGACCAGGAACCTCCACACTAAATCCCCCATCAGGCTGTCTAATACTTTCATTCTGGCCCAAAGTCGTGAACTGACTGTCATTGCCATCCTCTGAGCTCCGCTGTCAGCGTGGCTATAAACAAAATGAGCCAACCATAAGAATATTAAAGACAGTAAATGTCACAACAATGATATCTGTAGCTTTACTTACTACTGTTGAATTGCTTagaaaatgccataaaaaaagacattgggAGTATTCTGCACACGAACCAACCTCTCTACAACTTCCTTTGCCTCCAGGCATGTCCTTGATGATACAAGTGGCAGGAGTTCTTAAGACAATGGCAAAGGACTTCAATGTTGCTGCTTTGGTAAGGATGACACAGTCCTTGACGTGTGCTACTCTAAATGCATGATGCATTTCCAGTGTCAATCTAAACTCTCCGCCAACCCTTTCACACTTCCTCTTGTTATTGCTTTGAGACATGCCatgaaaactaaacattttttttcccacttttgtttcggggaagaaaagaaaatcaagataaaaacaaaaggcTACTAATTTCTGACAATTTAATATGTGCAACAAAAATCCATTTGTTAGTTCAGGTGTATGACTGGAGGTTATAATTATGTAAAGTATGAACTAATCACATTAAAACCAGCATGCACCAAAGTAAATCTGCCTTCATCTGAAATCATCAAGTTATTTGAAGTGAGATAAAGATGATTTGATAGGCTGTTTGATGGTCGCCTTTGATTAAAAGTGGGACAATCTGTCTGTCCcacttatatatttattttcctcttctAAAGCTTGTACTATCTCTCACAAGCTAAACCAAGCCATGAAACAGAATGAAGAAATGCTGTGATAATCCCCAGATAggtgaaaaaaacacagcaaaagatTAAACATGATGCTGTCTGGGCCTGCAGGTTACAAATCATGTGACGAGAAGTGGTAGCGGGGAGGTGCAGCCAGGCCTCGGTGTGTCGTGGAGTCACATCCCCAGAACCAGGATCCTGTTGGAGCGAGTAGAGAGGGCTGCAGCCGTCAGCCACTCCACTCTGCGCTCTGCAACGTTGATCAAGTCTTCCAGACAGGTACTACATTCAGCATTGACTTGCACATCATTCAGCTCAGTATTGATTCTGTCAAAGGGGCTTCGTTGAGAGGTAAATGTCAAAACGTCTAGGTAAAATGGAGACTTTAAAGTTATGTTTGCTCGTGTAAAACAGGTCTGGTTTGATAAAGAAGctctttatttccatttaaaaGCAGTTCCAGGCAAGATTTTTACAGGTATGGGAGTCTTATCATTCTAATTGACAAAGACATTCTGTGACAGACAACAGCCTCATTCTGCTGATTTAGATCCAGGGCAATCGGGCAGTTTCCCAAAAGCAGCTTTACAGTTGTGTATGGACAAATGTCCATCTACAAAAAGCAAAACTGTGAGTGAGCACTCCAGTTAAGTTAGTTCAGTTTGGCTCCACCACTATAAAACTTTAGAATCTGTAAGAGACT
Encoded proteins:
- the rad51d gene encoding DNA repair protein RAD51 homolog 4; protein product: MVVLREGMCPGLDADLLLDLRAADIKTVEDVVSSDIEELAQRCSVSYKALFAIRRVLLAQHTAFPVSGADLYEELLSSTAILSTGNPSLDKLLDSGLYTGEITELSGGPGSGKSQVCFGVAVHISYRLKQSVVFIDTTGGLTASRLLQMLKAETSNSEEQMEALQRIHIYRLFNVFSLLDCLYSLRGGGLQQVCVGGGSVKAVIVDSVSAVISPLLGGKQNEGMSLMIQVAGVLKTMAKDFNVAALVTNHVTRSGSGEVQPGLGVSWSHIPRTRILLERVERAAAVSHSTLRSATLIKSSRQPCHIKEDFDLQWWSRSAEGSSGKRKLDETDS